A window from Micromonospora profundi encodes these proteins:
- a CDS encoding SDR family oxidoreductase translates to MKIAGSTALVTGANRGFGRHLAAELLARGATVYAAARNPDTVDLPGVTPVRLDITDPASVAAAAELAGNVNILINNAGIDSRTDLLDGDLDLVRLELETHYLGTLSMVRAFAPVIAGNGGGTILNVLSVLSWLNFPAAGAYGAAKSAEWAMTNALRVQIAERGIRVASLHVGYMDTDMAATVTQPKSDPAVIARIGVDGIESDAYEIVADDISRQVQAGLAGGVGALYPQLP, encoded by the coding sequence ATGAAGATTGCTGGAAGCACCGCCCTCGTCACCGGCGCCAACCGCGGCTTCGGCAGGCACCTGGCCGCCGAGTTACTCGCCCGCGGCGCGACCGTCTACGCCGCCGCCCGCAATCCGGACACCGTCGACCTGCCCGGCGTGACGCCGGTACGCCTCGACATCACCGACCCCGCCTCCGTGGCCGCCGCCGCCGAGCTGGCCGGAAATGTGAACATCCTGATCAACAACGCCGGCATCGACTCCCGCACCGACCTGCTCGACGGCGACCTGGACCTCGTTCGGCTCGAACTGGAGACCCACTACCTCGGCACCCTGTCGATGGTCCGGGCATTCGCTCCCGTCATCGCCGGCAACGGCGGCGGAACGATCCTCAACGTGCTCTCCGTGCTGTCCTGGCTGAACTTCCCCGCGGCCGGGGCGTACGGCGCCGCGAAGTCGGCCGAGTGGGCGATGACCAACGCGCTGCGCGTCCAGATCGCCGAGCGGGGCATCCGGGTCGCCAGCCTGCACGTCGGGTACATGGACACCGACATGGCCGCCACCGTCACCCAGCCGAAGTCCGACCCGGCGGTCATCGCCCGGATCGGCGTGGACGGCATCGAGTCCGACGCCTACGAGATTGTCGCCGACGACATCAGTCGGCAGGTCCAGGCCGGGCTCGCCGGCGGGGTGGGCGCGCTCTACCCGCAGCTCCCCTGA
- the htpG gene encoding molecular chaperone HtpG, which produces MSNQAETLEFQAEARQLLQLVVHSIYSNKDVFLRELISNASDALDKLRLATLVDKDLAADTDDLHVAIEVDRDARTLTVRDNGIGMTRDEVVGLIGTIAKSGTAELLRQLRESADARASQDLIGQFGVGFYAAFMVADRVTLLTRKAGETGGTRWESTGEGTYSIEPVAEAPQGTAVTLHLKPADTEDNLHDYTAEWTIREIVKRYSDFIAWPIRMTVERPGTDGADPTSEVQTLNSMKALWARPRDEVDAAEYNEFYKHVSHDWADPLEVVHMKGEGTFEYEALLFLPSHAPLDLFSPQGRRGVQLYVKRVFIMDDCEALVPTYLRFVKGVVDAHDLSLNISREILQQDRQIQIVRRRLVKKVLATVKDLKANHAERYQTFWKEFGTVVKEGLIDDTDNRDTLLEILSVASTHDPAELTDLAGYVSRMKDGQSDIWYATGDSRATIENSPHLEAFRAKGHEVLLLTDPVDEVWVERVGTYDGRPLRSIAKGEVDLDTDEEKQQAESEREQQRQEFAALVDWLGTTLADSVREVRLSSRLTTSPACVVGDAHDLTPTLEKMYRAMGHEIPSTKRILEINPGHPLVAALRKAHEQGDSAETLTETAELLYGLAVLAEGGDLADPARFTRTLADRLARTL; this is translated from the coding sequence GTGAGCAACCAGGCCGAGACATTGGAGTTCCAGGCTGAGGCGCGTCAGCTCCTGCAGTTGGTGGTCCACTCGATCTATTCGAACAAGGACGTCTTCCTGCGGGAACTCATCTCGAACGCGTCCGACGCGCTGGACAAGCTGCGGCTGGCCACGCTTGTCGACAAGGACCTCGCCGCCGACACCGACGACCTGCACGTCGCCATCGAGGTCGACAGGGACGCCCGCACCCTGACCGTCCGGGACAACGGCATCGGCATGACCCGCGACGAGGTGGTCGGGCTGATCGGCACGATCGCCAAGTCCGGCACCGCCGAGCTGCTGCGCCAACTACGGGAGTCCGCCGACGCCCGCGCCTCGCAGGACCTGATCGGCCAGTTCGGCGTCGGCTTCTACGCCGCGTTCATGGTCGCCGACCGGGTAACCCTGCTGACCCGCAAGGCCGGCGAGACCGGCGGCACCCGCTGGGAGTCCACAGGCGAGGGGACGTACTCGATCGAGCCCGTCGCCGAGGCACCCCAGGGCACGGCGGTGACCCTGCACCTCAAGCCCGCCGACACCGAGGACAACCTGCACGACTACACCGCCGAGTGGACCATCCGCGAGATCGTCAAGCGATACTCCGACTTCATCGCCTGGCCGATCCGGATGACCGTCGAACGCCCCGGCACCGACGGTGCGGACCCCACCAGCGAGGTGCAGACCCTCAACTCGATGAAGGCGCTCTGGGCGCGACCCCGCGATGAGGTCGACGCCGCCGAGTACAACGAGTTCTACAAGCACGTCAGCCACGACTGGGCCGACCCGCTCGAGGTCGTGCACATGAAGGGCGAGGGCACCTTCGAGTACGAGGCGCTGCTCTTCCTGCCCAGCCACGCCCCACTGGACCTGTTCTCCCCGCAGGGCCGCCGGGGCGTCCAGCTCTACGTCAAGCGCGTGTTCATCATGGACGACTGCGAGGCGCTGGTCCCCACCTACCTGCGCTTCGTCAAGGGAGTGGTCGACGCCCACGACCTGTCGCTGAACATCTCCCGGGAGATCCTCCAGCAGGACCGCCAGATCCAGATCGTCCGCCGCCGCCTGGTCAAGAAGGTCCTCGCCACAGTCAAGGACCTCAAGGCCAACCACGCCGAGCGCTACCAGACCTTCTGGAAGGAGTTCGGCACTGTCGTCAAGGAAGGGCTCATCGACGACACCGACAACCGCGACACCCTGCTGGAGATCCTGTCGGTGGCCTCCACCCACGACCCGGCCGAGCTCACCGACCTGGCCGGCTACGTCTCCCGGATGAAGGACGGCCAGAGCGACATCTGGTACGCCACCGGCGACTCCCGGGCCACCATCGAGAACTCCCCGCACCTGGAGGCGTTCCGGGCCAAGGGCCACGAGGTGCTGCTGCTCACCGACCCTGTCGACGAGGTGTGGGTGGAGCGGGTCGGCACGTACGACGGCCGGCCGCTGCGCTCGATCGCCAAGGGCGAGGTCGACCTGGACACCGACGAGGAGAAGCAGCAGGCCGAGTCCGAGCGCGAGCAGCAGCGGCAGGAGTTCGCGGCGCTCGTGGACTGGCTCGGCACGACCCTTGCCGACAGCGTCCGGGAGGTCCGCCTGTCGTCGCGGCTCACCACCTCACCGGCCTGTGTGGTGGGTGACGCGCACGACCTCACGCCGACACTGGAGAAGATGTACCGGGCGATGGGGCACGAGATCCCGTCGACGAAGCGCATCCTGGAGATCAATCCCGGTCATCCTCTGGTAGCCGCGCTGCGCAAGGCCCACGAGCAGGGCGATTCCGCCGAGACCCTCACCGAAACCGCCGAGCTGCTGTACGGCCTGGCGGTGCTCGCCGAGGGCGGCGACCTGGCCGACCCGGCCCGCTTCACCCGTACGCTCGCCGACCGGCTGGCCCGCACCCTGTAG
- a CDS encoding LysM peptidoglycan-binding domain-containing protein, whose protein sequence is MTSVYTPRHRRVSTRRIAVGTLAVGAVTGAVALFGPAAPAQAAVNWDAIAKCESGGNWKINTGNGYYGGLQFSQSTWAGYGGKKYAARADLASRSEQITIAEKVLKGQGIGAWPTCGKKAGASGGSDTKSSTKPTTKSKSTAKSKSTPKADKPAQRSSRGEQPATRSNKRTAPAASGDIYVVKSGDTLSEIAQSHRQDGGWQALYERNRQVVGADPGLIFPGQRLSL, encoded by the coding sequence ATGACGTCTGTCTACACCCCCCGTCATCGACGGGTCAGCACCCGCCGTATCGCCGTCGGCACCCTGGCCGTCGGCGCGGTCACCGGTGCCGTGGCGCTCTTCGGCCCGGCCGCCCCGGCCCAGGCCGCCGTCAACTGGGACGCCATCGCCAAGTGCGAGTCCGGTGGCAACTGGAAGATCAACACCGGCAACGGCTACTACGGCGGGTTGCAGTTCTCGCAGAGCACCTGGGCCGGCTACGGCGGCAAGAAGTACGCCGCCCGCGCCGACCTGGCGAGCCGCAGCGAGCAGATCACCATCGCCGAGAAGGTGCTCAAGGGGCAGGGCATCGGCGCGTGGCCGACCTGCGGCAAGAAGGCCGGGGCGTCGGGCGGCTCGGACACGAAGTCCTCGACGAAGCCCACCACGAAGTCGAAGTCGACCGCCAAGTCGAAGTCCACTCCGAAGGCCGACAAGCCCGCCCAGCGGTCGTCGCGCGGTGAGCAGCCGGCGACCCGCAGTAACAAGCGCACCGCCCCGGCGGCCAGCGGCGACATCTACGTGGTGAAGTCGGGCGACACCCTGTCGGAGATCGCGCAGAGCCACCGGCAGGACGGCGGCTGGCAGGCCCTCTACGAGCGCAACCGGCAGGTCGTCGGCGCCGACCCGGGCCTGATCTTCCCCGGGCAGCGGCTCAGCCTCTGA